A window from gamma proteobacterium SS-5 encodes these proteins:
- a CDS encoding ATP-binding protein, which yields MLNQQTTEHLRALKLTGMLDALEQQREQPETHDLAFEERLALLVEREVLHRENRRLGRLLKAAKLRIHACVEDIDYRHPRGLEKARLAALASCDWVRQAHNLCITGPTGCGKTWLACALGNQACRHGLAVRYLRLPTLFEQLRIAHGDGSYPRLMNQLLKMDLLILDDWGIQKVTAAQRHDLMEVIEDRHGRRSTLIASQLPVEHWHDLIGEATLADAILDRLLHGAHRLPLRGESMRKMTAELTDRDRSA from the coding sequence ATGTTGAACCAACAGACCACCGAACACCTGCGCGCCCTCAAGCTGACCGGCATGCTGGATGCCCTGGAACAGCAACGGGAGCAACCCGAAACCCACGATCTGGCCTTCGAGGAGCGCCTGGCGCTCTTGGTGGAGCGGGAGGTGCTGCACCGGGAGAACCGGCGCCTGGGGCGCCTGCTCAAGGCCGCCAAGTTGCGTATCCACGCCTGTGTCGAGGACATCGACTACCGCCATCCCCGCGGCTTGGAGAAGGCCCGCCTGGCGGCGCTGGCGAGCTGTGACTGGGTCCGCCAGGCCCATAACCTCTGCATCACCGGTCCCACCGGCTGTGGCAAGACCTGGCTGGCCTGTGCCTTGGGCAATCAGGCGTGTCGGCACGGCTTGGCGGTGCGCTACCTGCGCCTGCCCACGCTGTTCGAACAGCTACGCATCGCCCACGGCGACGGCTCCTACCCGCGTCTGATGAACCAGCTGCTGAAGATGGATCTGCTGATCCTGGATGACTGGGGCATCCAGAAGGTGACGGCCGCCCAACGGCACGACCTGATGGAGGTGATCGAGGACCGCCACGGCCGACGCTCCACGTTGATCGCCAGTCAGCTACCCGTCGAACACTGGCATGATCTCATCGGCGAGGCGACGCTGGCAGACGCCATTCTCGACCGCCTTTTGCACGGTGCCCATCGGCTCCCACTGCGCGGCGAGTCGATGCGGAAAATGACCGCCGAGTTGACGGATCGTGACCGGTCAGCGTAA
- the rpoH gene encoding RNA polymerase sigma factor RpoH, whose amino-acid sequence MTQAHALTHAMLPTGSIDAYISAAYQLPMLTPEEEREHALRLRDHGDLASARVMVLSHLRFVVRIARGYSGYGLALNDLIQEGTVGLMKAVRRFDPDQNVRLVSFAVHWIRAEIHEFILRNWRIVKVATTKAQRKLFFNLRSAKKRLGWFNREEVEDVARELGVKPAEVLEMEARLANYDMAFDTPDSDDDEDMGTTPSAYLQDMRSEPAALLERRDSSEKQQLQLYRALNDLDERSRDILQARWLSDQKRTLHELAADYGVSAERIRQIEKNAMTKLREQIA is encoded by the coding sequence ATGACCCAGGCACACGCACTAACCCATGCCATGCTGCCCACGGGCAGCATAGACGCCTATATCAGCGCCGCCTACCAGCTGCCCATGCTGACCCCGGAGGAGGAGCGCGAACACGCCCTGCGCCTGCGTGACCATGGCGATCTGGCCTCGGCCCGCGTCATGGTGCTCTCGCATCTGCGCTTTGTGGTGCGCATCGCCCGTGGTTACTCCGGCTACGGCCTGGCCCTGAACGACCTGATCCAGGAGGGCACTGTGGGCCTGATGAAGGCGGTGCGCCGCTTCGACCCGGATCAGAACGTGCGGCTGGTGTCCTTTGCTGTCCACTGGATTCGCGCCGAGATCCACGAATTCATCCTGCGCAACTGGCGCATCGTCAAGGTGGCCACCACCAAGGCCCAGCGCAAGTTATTCTTCAATCTGCGCAGCGCCAAGAAGCGGCTGGGCTGGTTTAACCGCGAGGAGGTGGAGGACGTGGCCCGTGAGTTGGGGGTGAAGCCCGCCGAGGTGCTGGAGATGGAGGCCCGTCTGGCCAACTACGACATGGCCTTCGATACCCCGGATTCCGACGACGACGAGGACATGGGCACCACCCCCTCGGCCTATCTGCAGGATATGCGCTCCGAGCCCGCCGCCCTGCTGGAGCGCCGCGACAGCAGCGAGAAGCAGCAACTGCAGCTGTACCGGGCGCTGAACGACCTGGACGAGCGCAGCCGCGACATCCTTCAGGCGCGTTGGCTGTCCGACCAGAAACGCACCCTGCACGAGCTGGCGGCAGACTACGGCGTGTCTGCCGAGCGTATCCGTCAGATCGAGAAAAACGCCATGACCAAACTGCGCGAGCAGATTGCCTAA
- a CDS encoding IS21 family transposase — MPATRIPMKKIIDVLRLKYEAQLSHEKIGRACGLSKGAVSKYVSLAQAKGISWPLPDGVDEARLEALLYPPREAPASRAEPDYFQIHQELKRKGVTLQLLWAEYAAVHEDRAYGYSQYCHRYRQWRDRQKCSMRQLHRAGEKAFIDYCGPTVDIVDRHSGEVRSAQIFVGVLGASSYTYAEATYTQSLPDWIASHQRMLRFFGGVPDLLVPDNLKAAVTQACRYTPTINATYAEMAAHYRTAVLPARPYKPKDKAKAEVAVQVVERWILARLRHHTFFSLAELNQAIAELLPPLNERPFQGREESRRDLFEAIDRPALKPLPQDDYVYAEWRKAKPGIDYHVEVDKRLYSVPHSLVGQTLDLRLTATTLEVLHKGRRVAAHPRHGRGRYSTLTEHMPKSHQAHRDWSPGRFLNWARDIGPCTAQVIQQQLEGRPHPEHGYRACLGLLLLGRRYDRTRLEQACERALAIRSVTYPSVASILKQGLDRQPQEADEPEAELPEHANLRGADYYH; from the coding sequence ATGCCTGCAACGAGGATTCCCATGAAGAAAATCATCGACGTCTTACGCCTCAAGTACGAGGCTCAACTCAGCCACGAGAAGATCGGTCGCGCCTGCGGCCTGTCCAAGGGGGCCGTCAGCAAGTACGTCAGCCTGGCCCAGGCCAAAGGGATCAGTTGGCCGCTGCCTGACGGGGTGGACGAAGCGCGCCTGGAGGCCCTGCTGTACCCGCCCCGTGAGGCGCCTGCCTCGCGTGCCGAGCCGGATTACTTCCAGATCCACCAGGAGCTCAAGCGCAAGGGCGTGACCCTGCAACTGCTGTGGGCCGAGTATGCCGCTGTGCATGAGGATCGGGCCTACGGCTACAGCCAATACTGCCACCGCTACCGCCAATGGCGAGACCGGCAGAAGTGCAGCATGCGCCAACTGCACCGAGCCGGCGAGAAGGCCTTCATCGACTACTGCGGCCCGACGGTGGATATCGTCGACCGCCACAGCGGTGAGGTCCGTTCGGCGCAGATCTTCGTCGGCGTGCTCGGGGCGTCCAGCTATACCTACGCCGAGGCGACCTACACCCAGTCCCTGCCGGACTGGATCGCGTCCCACCAGCGCATGCTGCGGTTCTTCGGTGGCGTGCCCGACCTGCTGGTGCCCGACAACCTCAAGGCGGCGGTGACCCAGGCCTGTCGCTATACGCCGACGATCAACGCCACCTACGCCGAGATGGCCGCCCACTATCGGACCGCCGTCTTGCCGGCACGGCCCTATAAGCCGAAAGACAAGGCCAAGGCCGAGGTGGCGGTGCAGGTGGTGGAACGCTGGATTCTGGCGCGCCTGCGCCATCACACCTTCTTCTCCCTGGCCGAGCTGAATCAGGCCATCGCCGAGTTGCTGCCCCCGCTCAACGAACGGCCGTTCCAGGGCCGTGAGGAGAGCCGCCGGGACCTGTTCGAGGCGATCGACCGGCCGGCGCTCAAACCGCTGCCCCAGGACGATTACGTCTATGCCGAGTGGCGCAAGGCCAAGCCGGGCATCGACTACCACGTCGAAGTGGACAAGCGCCTCTACAGCGTCCCCCACAGCCTGGTTGGTCAGACCCTGGACCTGCGCCTGACCGCCACCACGCTGGAGGTGCTGCACAAGGGCCGGCGGGTCGCCGCTCACCCACGTCACGGCCGAGGCCGCTACAGCACGCTCACCGAGCACATGCCCAAGTCCCATCAGGCCCATCGGGACTGGTCGCCGGGACGGTTCTTGAACTGGGCCCGTGACATCGGCCCCTGCACGGCGCAGGTGATCCAGCAGCAACTGGAGGGCCGCCCTCATCCCGAGCACGGCTACCGCGCCTGCCTCGGGCTGTTGCTCCTGGGGCGACGCTACGACCGGACGCGGCTGGAGCAGGCCTGTGAGCGCGCCCTGGCGATCCGCTCGGTCACCTATCCGAGCGTGGCATCCATTCTCAAGCAAGGCCTGGATCGGCAACCCCAGGAGGCCGATGAGCCTGAGGCCGAGCTACCCGAACACGCCAATCTGCGCGGCGCCGATTACTACCACTGA
- a CDS encoding SAM-dependent DNA methyltransferase, protein MNQQNLASFIWSVADLLRGDFKRSEFGRVILPFTLLRRLECVLEPSREAVLERHKALKDTGIELDTVLPKISGHRFYNVSRYVLANLGETETRANLEDYLAKFSTNTWQIFDYFNFSTWLDRLHEANLLYLVVHKFASIDLHPDTVSNHEMGLVFEELIRRFAESANDTAGEHFTPRDVVRLSTTLIFSADYAALTGEGVVRTIYDPCCGTGGFLASGIEQVLEWNPNARIVPFGQELNPESYAIAMADMMIKGYDPKNIHFGNTLSDDRLPFERFNYCLANPPFGVDWKKVQKAIIDEQKNSGHDGRFGAGLPRVSDGSLLFLMHLLSKRSHEDGGTRIGIILNGSPLFTGGAGSGESEIRRWILRIPPKMTVDSGDRDRLAHRSRTGVGFLR, encoded by the coding sequence TTGAATCAGCAAAATCTCGCCAGTTTCATCTGGTCCGTCGCCGATCTGCTTCGGGGCGATTTCAAGCGGTCCGAATTCGGGCGGGTCATTTTGCCCTTCACCTTGCTTCGCCGTCTGGAATGCGTCTTGGAGCCGAGCCGTGAGGCCGTGCTCGAACGCCACAAGGCGCTGAAGGATACGGGCATCGAGCTGGATACGGTGTTGCCGAAGATCTCGGGGCATCGGTTCTACAATGTGTCCCGCTATGTCCTCGCCAACCTCGGCGAGACCGAGACCCGTGCCAACCTCGAAGACTACCTTGCCAAATTCAGCACCAATACCTGGCAGATCTTCGACTATTTCAACTTTTCCACCTGGCTGGACCGCCTGCATGAGGCCAATCTGCTTTATCTGGTCGTGCACAAGTTCGCCTCCATCGACCTGCACCCCGACACCGTCTCCAACCACGAGATGGGGCTGGTGTTCGAAGAGCTGATCCGCCGTTTCGCAGAGAGCGCCAACGACACCGCAGGGGAGCACTTCACGCCCCGTGACGTGGTGAGGCTGTCGACGACCTTGATCTTTTCCGCCGATTACGCTGCCCTGACGGGTGAAGGCGTGGTGCGCACCATCTACGACCCCTGTTGCGGAACAGGAGGTTTTCTGGCGTCGGGCATCGAACAGGTGCTGGAATGGAACCCCAATGCCCGCATCGTTCCCTTCGGTCAGGAACTCAATCCCGAATCCTACGCCATCGCCATGGCCGACATGATGATCAAGGGCTACGACCCGAAGAACATCCACTTCGGCAACACCCTCAGCGATGATCGGTTGCCCTTTGAGCGGTTCAATTACTGTCTCGCCAATCCCCCCTTCGGCGTGGACTGGAAAAAGGTGCAAAAGGCCATTATCGACGAGCAGAAGAACAGCGGACACGACGGGCGCTTTGGTGCGGGCTTGCCGAGGGTTTCCGATGGCTCCCTGCTGTTTCTGATGCACCTGTTGTCGAAGCGCAGTCACGAGGACGGCGGTACCCGTATCGGCATTATCCTCAACGGTTCACCGCTGTTCACGGGTGGAGCGGGGTCGGGGGAATCGGAGATCCGCCGATGGATACTGCGCATTCCGCCGAAGATGACCGTTGATTCCGGTGATCGTGACCGACTGGCTCATCGGTCCCGCACTGGTGTGGGTTTTTTACGCTGA
- a CDS encoding methyl-accepting chemotaxis protein, which yields MQRFLGSLSLAAKLRLTIGLAMIGYAVLLFYSMEALKTHLNLDREHKTKEHVEAGYTLLNHYYQLAEAGEMDQQAAQQAAKIALGKLRFGEDGYYWINDMHPTMVMHPTKPELDGKDLSASADPNGKRLFVAFVETVQRDGEGFVDYLWPKPGHDKPVPKISYVKGFKPWGWIVGSGIYIDDVEAIYHSQALTMLLVGLVILLVQLGFSVLVGGSISGPLGQLKQVIHEVAQGNLSARSQIRQNDEVGAMAKAFDSLLDRFQGFVQEVRGAVDQLTDAAGNLQKITDESSREVQDELTQSEQVVTAMTEMSASVREVASNAQQAASATEQADQTASDGQRVVSATIGSIEELAREVENASAVMQRLKSGTEGIGQVLDVIRGIAEQTNLLALNAAIEAARAGEQGRGFAVVADEVRTLASRTQESTQEIHSMIETLQLGAMEAVNVMESGRKQTHLSVEQAAKAGKSLGEITQAVGRITEMNTQIATAAEEQSAVAEEINRNLVAISEAAQRVSSQVGGAANASNELRNLAQTLEQKLAEFN from the coding sequence ATGCAGCGTTTTCTGGGATCCCTCTCGCTGGCCGCCAAGCTTCGCTTGACCATTGGCCTGGCCATGATCGGTTATGCCGTATTGTTGTTCTACTCCATGGAGGCACTGAAGACCCATCTGAATCTGGATCGGGAACACAAGACCAAGGAGCACGTAGAGGCCGGTTATACCCTGCTGAACCACTATTATCAGCTGGCCGAGGCCGGGGAGATGGACCAGCAGGCGGCCCAGCAGGCGGCCAAGATCGCCCTGGGCAAGCTGCGCTTCGGCGAGGACGGTTACTACTGGATTAACGACATGCATCCGACCATGGTGATGCACCCAACCAAGCCGGAACTGGATGGCAAGGACCTCTCCGCCAGCGCCGACCCCAATGGCAAGCGGCTCTTCGTCGCCTTTGTCGAGACCGTACAGCGCGATGGCGAGGGCTTTGTCGATTACCTCTGGCCCAAGCCGGGCCATGACAAGCCGGTGCCCAAGATCTCCTATGTCAAGGGCTTCAAGCCCTGGGGCTGGATCGTCGGCAGCGGGATCTACATCGATGATGTGGAGGCCATCTATCACAGCCAGGCCCTGACCATGCTCCTGGTCGGCCTGGTCATACTGCTGGTGCAGCTGGGCTTTTCCGTTCTGGTGGGTGGCTCCATCAGCGGCCCCCTGGGGCAGCTCAAGCAGGTAATCCATGAGGTCGCCCAGGGTAATCTGTCGGCACGCAGCCAGATCCGGCAGAACGACGAGGTGGGGGCCATGGCCAAGGCCTTCGACAGCCTGCTGGACCGCTTCCAGGGCTTTGTGCAGGAGGTGCGGGGGGCGGTGGATCAACTCACCGATGCGGCCGGTAATCTGCAAAAGATCACCGATGAGAGCAGCCGCGAGGTACAGGATGAACTGACCCAGAGTGAGCAGGTGGTGACCGCCATGACCGAGATGAGCGCCTCGGTGCGCGAGGTGGCCAGCAACGCCCAGCAGGCCGCCAGCGCCACCGAGCAGGCCGACCAGACCGCAAGCGACGGTCAGCGGGTGGTGAGCGCCACCATCGGCAGCATCGAGGAGCTGGCGCGGGAGGTGGAGAACGCCTCTGCGGTGATGCAGCGACTGAAGTCGGGTACCGAGGGCATAGGTCAGGTGCTGGACGTGATTCGCGGCATTGCCGAACAGACCAATCTACTCGCCCTGAACGCCGCCATCGAGGCGGCCCGGGCCGGCGAACAGGGGCGCGGCTTTGCCGTGGTGGCCGATGAGGTGCGCACCCTGGCCAGCCGTACCCAGGAGTCCACCCAGGAGATCCACAGCATGATCGAGACCCTGCAGCTGGGTGCCATGGAGGCGGTGAACGTGATGGAGTCGGGCCGCAAACAGACCCATCTGAGCGTGGAGCAGGCGGCCAAGGCGGGCAAATCCCTGGGCGAGATCACCCAGGCGGTCGGCCGCATCACCGAGATGAACACCCAGATCGCCACGGCGGCAGAGGAGCAAAGCGCGGTGGCCGAGGAGATCAACCGCAACCTGGTGGCCATCAGTGAAGCGGCGCAACGGGTCAGCTCCCAGGTCGGCGGTGCCGCCAACGCCAGCAACGAACTGCGCAACCTGGCCCAGACCCTGGAACAAAAGCTGGCCGAGTTCAACTAA